From one Thamnophis elegans isolate rThaEle1 chromosome 7, rThaEle1.pri, whole genome shotgun sequence genomic stretch:
- the LOC116511062 gene encoding C-type lectin lectoxin-Thr1-like, protein MGFATFYTGFLVACFIIQGLEAISCPLKWFLFEQHCYGFFENKLTWNDAETECTSFGKGAHLASILSEREMDTISSSMLTGYEENFRIWIGLYKIRGGKLRLRWLDASVVSYTPWARNQPSNCKRNQKCVELYANDYKAWNDQFCNIKQPYLCKMPMY, encoded by the exons atGGGATTTGCCACTTTTTATACGGGCTTCCTGGTGGCCTGTTTCATCATACAAG GTCTGGAAGCAATATCTTGTCCCTTGAAATGGTTCCTGTTTGAGCAGCATTGTTATGGATTTTTCGAGAACAAACTGACCTGGAACGATGCAGAG ACAGAATGTACTTCCTTTGGCAAAGGTGCCCACCTTGCTTCCATTCTCTCAGAACGGGAAATGGACACCATATCTTCTTCTATGCTCACTGGCTATGAGGAGAATTTTAGAATCTGGATTGGACTGTACAAAATCCGGGGTGGGAAG CTACGACTGAGATGGTTAGATGCATCCGTGGTGAGTTACACTCCTTGGGCACGAAACCAACCTTCCAACTGCAAAAGGAATCAAAAGTGTGTTGAACTATATGCCAACG ACTATAAAGCATGGAATGACCAGTTTTGTAATATCAAACAGCCATATCTGTGCAAGATGCCAATGTACTAA